From Natronoarchaeum philippinense, the proteins below share one genomic window:
- a CDS encoding antitoxin VapB family protein: MPTKTLTITEEAYERLKAHKREDESFTDTVLRLTEAEQDVMRGFGLLADDDGFAEAAGRTRDDLADGFEERRERREERL; encoded by the coding sequence ATGCCGACGAAAACGCTGACCATCACAGAGGAGGCGTACGAGCGGTTGAAGGCACACAAACGCGAGGATGAGAGCTTCACGGATACCGTCCTCCGGTTGACCGAGGCCGAGCAGGACGTGATGCGGGGGTTCGGTCTGCTCGCTGACGACGACGGGTTCGCAGAAGCCGCCGGCCGTACTCGTGACGACCTCGCGGACGGCTTCGAAGAGCGACGCGAACGGCGTGAAGAGCGGTTATGA
- a CDS encoding type II toxin-antitoxin system VapC family toxin produces MIALDSSFLIDYLRGVDAAREFLETQSEPVYYVPTVVLFELYRDAAWSDTDSVGAVADALGWAEPLPLDADATREAAEIHAELLEAGAPINAADAMIAGVCRHHGAALVTRDGDFGAVDELETITY; encoded by the coding sequence ATGATTGCACTGGATTCGTCGTTTCTGATCGATTACCTTCGCGGCGTCGACGCCGCTCGGGAATTTCTGGAAACGCAGTCGGAGCCGGTTTACTACGTCCCGACCGTCGTTCTGTTCGAACTGTACCGGGACGCCGCGTGGTCCGATACCGACTCCGTCGGGGCGGTTGCAGATGCCCTCGGATGGGCTGAGCCCCTTCCGCTCGATGCCGACGCGACGCGAGAGGCGGCCGAGATCCACGCCGAGTTGCTCGAAGCCGGCGCGCCGATCAATGCGGCCGACGCGATGATCGCCGGCGTCTGCCGGCACCACGGCGCGGCGCTGGTCACCCGCGACGGCGACTTTGGCGCTGTTGACGAGCTCGAGACCATCACGTACTGA
- a CDS encoding GNAT family N-acetyltransferase — MENELSIRQYRSADHKHVLQLHVEPMDDVDAFVEGDDKLDADLEDIELAYLDRGGDFLVGEINGQIAAMGAYKPPSEYFTQFLGDLPEKTAEITRMRVASESQGQGFGEKIYDELEHRARDDGFETLILDTTHRQKAAQGLYEKKDFREIKRQDVEFDDDRFTMIFYKKVL, encoded by the coding sequence ATGGAAAATGAGCTGTCTATTCGGCAGTATCGCTCCGCTGATCACAAGCACGTACTACAACTTCATGTTGAGCCAATGGATGACGTAGATGCGTTTGTGGAAGGCGACGACAAATTAGATGCTGATCTTGAAGATATCGAATTAGCTTATCTCGATAGAGGTGGTGACTTTCTGGTTGGAGAAATCAACGGGCAAATCGCCGCGATGGGGGCGTACAAACCACCGAGCGAATATTTCACACAGTTCCTTGGTGATTTACCCGAGAAAACAGCTGAGATAACCCGAATGCGTGTTGCTTCCGAAAGCCAAGGACAAGGTTTTGGTGAGAAAATTTACGATGAACTTGAACATCGAGCACGGGACGACGGTTTTGAGACATTGATCTTGGATACGACGCATAGACAGAAAGCGGCTCAAGGGCTCTACGAAAAGAAGGATTTCCGTGAAATTAAAAGACAAGACGTAGAGTTTGACGACGACCGATTTACTATGATATTTTATAAGAAAGTCCTATGA
- a CDS encoding helix-turn-helix domain-containing protein: MSLAKSVGETRSDALPETIESPTAKLVYLALATDGAATVDDLRKRLDVGKLVLFETLGTLESKGLVDADGRYYLTT, from the coding sequence ATGAGCCTCGCAAAATCGGTCGGCGAGACGCGCTCCGACGCCCTCCCCGAGACGATCGAGTCGCCGACGGCGAAGTTGGTCTACCTCGCGCTTGCGACCGACGGCGCCGCGACCGTCGACGACCTCCGGAAGCGCCTCGATGTCGGGAAACTCGTCCTGTTCGAGACGCTCGGGACGCTCGAATCGAAGGGGCTCGTCGACGCCGACGGGCGCTACTACCTGACGACGTAA
- a CDS encoding DUF7501 family protein, translated as MNGTQPTNWTDPSTCPFCDGELTDPGAGFIDHIHDSPDCESGFDQWRSNVSGDMGGEWSG; from the coding sequence ATGAACGGCACGCAACCCACGAACTGGACCGACCCCTCGACCTGCCCGTTTTGCGACGGCGAACTGACCGACCCCGGCGCCGGCTTCATCGACCACATCCACGACAGTCCCGACTGCGAGTCGGGCTTCGACCAGTGGCGCTCGAACGTCAGCGGCGACATGGGCGGTGAGTGGTCCGGATGA
- a CDS encoding SDR family NAD(P)-dependent oxidoreductase, which yields MDDATAVVTGATRGIGRAVAEEFAAAGAHVVCCAREADDVDALVEDIEAEGGTVTGVRADVRDEYDVERLLGTAVRVGGEIDIVVACAGVYHGTPGETPIDDEAYAAYDDHLRTNARGVFATLREAAPHLAPEARVLVPTGRVARDGTPGIGSYAVSKAAAEAIARGFAADLEQTVGCVDPGQVSTGLSGDDGRDPPAVAPMFRWAAVDAPAEDIDGAVVGLREWKTATR from the coding sequence ATGGACGACGCCACGGCTGTCGTGACAGGAGCGACGCGGGGGATCGGGCGAGCGGTGGCCGAGGAGTTCGCGGCGGCGGGCGCACACGTCGTCTGCTGTGCGCGCGAGGCCGACGACGTAGACGCGCTCGTCGAGGATATCGAGGCCGAGGGCGGAACTGTGACGGGCGTCCGTGCGGACGTACGCGACGAGTACGACGTCGAGCGCCTGCTGGGAACGGCCGTGCGAGTTGGCGGGGAGATCGATATCGTCGTCGCCTGCGCCGGCGTCTACCACGGCACTCCCGGCGAGACGCCGATCGACGACGAGGCGTACGCGGCGTACGACGATCATCTCCGGACCAACGCCCGCGGGGTGTTTGCGACGCTGCGCGAAGCAGCGCCACACCTCGCTCCAGAGGCCCGAGTGCTGGTGCCGACAGGGCGGGTTGCACGCGACGGGACGCCCGGGATCGGCTCCTACGCGGTGTCGAAGGCCGCAGCGGAAGCGATCGCACGCGGGTTCGCGGCGGACCTAGAGCAGACGGTCGGCTGCGTCGATCCGGGGCAGGTATCGACCGGCCTCTCGGGCGACGACGGGCGCGATCCCCCGGCGGTCGCACCGATGTTCCGCTGGGCCGCCGTTGACGCGCCGGCCGAAGATATCGATGGAGCGGTCGTGGGACTGCGCGAGTGGAAAACGGCGACGCGTTGA